Proteins encoded by one window of Lacerta agilis isolate rLacAgi1 chromosome 11, rLacAgi1.pri, whole genome shotgun sequence:
- the MCIDAS gene encoding multicilin, whose product MAYLLNASHLNALATIDWQDLADCTDVFQQEVSRAAATQQVIDNRRPLILFGLYDKLPRPGPEADVMLLFNPLCIAPLLLSPFAMAVQACRLHCSAWPVDFQSPCLQPEPEFDFQEFRDAVDNFISDPSSLMPPLLDCTDFPFPVDDGRSFSPCCRQPAEDDSASQMNAENISSTEQYWKDLANQNQKALGDALVENNQLQVTLTQKQEEIASLKEKNIHLKELASQAKQLASVLDKLMIPQCKDSAEISLANCPNKRSLKQVTIAEQEEEQMEVNEILREISDRCNAALQSADDKRSPKRPRGENETIHMYGAFQGLQTCSSHSSLDLSGSELEEGLSFTTAINEHCNIRTLAFPQGNAFMVRTATGGHKFRWVPR is encoded by the exons atggCGTATCTGCTTAATGCCAGCCATTTAAATG CGTTGGCGACCATCGATTGGCAAGACTTAGCCGACTGCACGGACGTCTTTCAGCAGGAAGTTTCTAGAGCCGCTGCAACCCAGCAGGTAATTGACAACCGTCGCCCCCTCATCCTCTTTGGTCTTTATGACAAGCTTCCCAGACCTGGGCCCGAAGCAGACGTGATGCTGCTCTTCAACCCATTATGC ATAGCGCCTCTCTTGCTTTCTCCTTTTGCCATGGCAGTGCAAGCTTGCCGGCTCCACTgttcagcatggccagtggattTTCAG AGCCCGTGCTTGCAGCCAGAGCCCGAGTTTGATTTCCAGGAATTTCGCGATGCCGTGGATAACTTCATATCCG ATCCATCCTCTCTGATGCCACCTCTGCTGGACTGCACTGATTTTCCTTTCCCTGTGGATGATGGAAGATCCTTCAGCCCTTGCTGTCGTCAGCCTGCAGAGGACGATTCTGCCTCTCAGATGAATGCAGAAAACATCTCTTCCACTGAGCAGTATTGGAAAGACTTAGCAAATCAGAACCAGAAAGCACTAGGGGATGCACTTGTGGAAAACAAtcag CTCCAAGTGACATTGACTCAAAAGCAGGAGGAAATTGCTTCcctgaaggaaaaaaatattcatcTGAAGGAACTGGCCAGCCAAGCGAAGCAGCTTGCCTCTGTGCTGGAT AAGCTGATGATCCCGCAGTGCAAGGACAGCGCAGAAATCTCCCTTGCCAATTGCCCCAACAAGAGGAGCCTCAAGCAGGTGACCATCGCTGAGCAAGAGGAGGAGCAGATGGAAGTGAATGAAATTTTGCGGGAAATATCGGACAGATGCAACGCGGCCTTGCAGTCCGCTGATGACAAGAGAAGCCCAAAGCGCCCTCGGGGAGAGAACGAAACAATCCACATGTACGGTGCTTTCCAGGGCTTGCAGACATGCAGCAGCCACAGTTCCCTGGACCTCAGTGGCAGTGAACTTGAGGAAGGGTTGTCCTTCACGACAGCCATCAATGAGCATTGTAACATTAGGACGCTGGCCTTCCCCCAAGGCAATGCGTTTATGGTCAGGACAGCTACTGGGGGCCACAAGTTTAGATGGGTTCCCAGGTGA
- the CCNO gene encoding cyclin-O isoform X1, whose product MVTTRPSEAPGRRRSPPLKRQRAEDVTPEERPDAPGAVDAGLGLRAPVKKSKAPPVGLLSGRAGSPRRHCEPMRALERQTFRDYGQSWYRFRKELEGKFHPLDPLAQQPQITAEARCKLISWLIPVHKHFGFSFESLCLAVNTLDRFLTTTPVAADCFQLLGVTSLFISCKQVEVHPPKAKQLLALCCDTFSRQQLCNLECIILNKLHFNLAAPTISFFLEHFTHMRMEACEVDAWEAKNAKALAKGVAELSLADYAFNKYMPSLLAVCCLGLADQMLQHQKPLDLQLSDYPEGVLQDCLDKLHLLVSLNEDSLPLVLPPEISDQCLHLEK is encoded by the exons ATGGTGACGACCCGCCCAAGCGAGGCTCCGGGCAGGCGGCGGAGCCCTCCGCTCAAGCGACAGCGGGCGGAGGACGTGACCCCCGAGGAGCGCCCCGATGCCCCCGGCGCCGTCGATGCCGGCCTCGGGCTACGCGCGCCGGTCAAGAAGAGCAAGGCCCCCCCGGTGGGGCTCCTCTCCGGCCGGGCCGGTTCCCCTCGCCGCCACTGCGAGCCCATGCGAGCCCTGGAGAGGCAGACCTTCCGCGACTACGGGCAGAGCTGGTACCGCTTCCGAAAGGAGCTGGAGGGCAAGTTCCACCCGCTCGACCCGCTGGCCCAGCAGCCGCAA ATAACTGCAGAGGCTCGTTGCAAACTGATCAGCTGGCTAATTCCAGTGCATAAACACTTTGGCTTCTCTTTTGAGTCCTTATGCCTGGCAGTAAACACTCTAGACCGCTTCCTTACCACCACCCCAGTGGCTGCTGACTGCttccaactcctaggggtcaccTCCCTCTTCATCTCTTGCAAGCAG GTGGAAGTGCACCCACCCAAGGCGAAACAGCTCCTCGCTCTTTGCTGTGACACTTTCTCTCGCCAGCAGCTCTGCAACCTGGAGTGCATCATTCTGAACAAACTCCACTTCAACCTGGCAGCCCCCACCATCAGCTTCTTCCTGGAACACTTCACTCACATGCGGATGGAGGCTTGTGAAGTTGATGCCTGGGAGGCCAAGAATGCCAAAGCTCTGGCCAAAGGTGTGGCTGAACTTAGCCTGGCCGACTATGCTTTTAACAAATATATGCCTTCCTTGCTGGCTGTTTGTTGCTTAGGCCTGGCTGATCAGATGTTGCAGCATCAGAAACCACTGGACTTGCAATTAAGTGACTATCCAGAGGGGGTTTTACAAGATTGCTTGGACAAGCTGCACTTACTGGTGTCTTTGAATGAGGACTCTCTGCCTCTGGTGCTACCCCCTGAGATTTCAGATCAGTGTCTGCACTTAGAGAAATGA
- the CCNO gene encoding cyclin-O isoform X2, whose protein sequence is MVTTRPSEAPGRRRSPPLKRQRAEDVTPEERPDAPGAVDAGLGLRAPVKKSKAPPVGLLSGRAGSPRRHCEPMRALERQTFRDYGQSWYRFRKELEGKFHPLDPLAQQPQVEVHPPKAKQLLALCCDTFSRQQLCNLECIILNKLHFNLAAPTISFFLEHFTHMRMEACEVDAWEAKNAKALAKGVAELSLADYAFNKYMPSLLAVCCLGLADQMLQHQKPLDLQLSDYPEGVLQDCLDKLHLLVSLNEDSLPLVLPPEISDQCLHLEK, encoded by the exons ATGGTGACGACCCGCCCAAGCGAGGCTCCGGGCAGGCGGCGGAGCCCTCCGCTCAAGCGACAGCGGGCGGAGGACGTGACCCCCGAGGAGCGCCCCGATGCCCCCGGCGCCGTCGATGCCGGCCTCGGGCTACGCGCGCCGGTCAAGAAGAGCAAGGCCCCCCCGGTGGGGCTCCTCTCCGGCCGGGCCGGTTCCCCTCGCCGCCACTGCGAGCCCATGCGAGCCCTGGAGAGGCAGACCTTCCGCGACTACGGGCAGAGCTGGTACCGCTTCCGAAAGGAGCTGGAGGGCAAGTTCCACCCGCTCGACCCGCTGGCCCAGCAGCCGCAA GTGGAAGTGCACCCACCCAAGGCGAAACAGCTCCTCGCTCTTTGCTGTGACACTTTCTCTCGCCAGCAGCTCTGCAACCTGGAGTGCATCATTCTGAACAAACTCCACTTCAACCTGGCAGCCCCCACCATCAGCTTCTTCCTGGAACACTTCACTCACATGCGGATGGAGGCTTGTGAAGTTGATGCCTGGGAGGCCAAGAATGCCAAAGCTCTGGCCAAAGGTGTGGCTGAACTTAGCCTGGCCGACTATGCTTTTAACAAATATATGCCTTCCTTGCTGGCTGTTTGTTGCTTAGGCCTGGCTGATCAGATGTTGCAGCATCAGAAACCACTGGACTTGCAATTAAGTGACTATCCAGAGGGGGTTTTACAAGATTGCTTGGACAAGCTGCACTTACTGGTGTCTTTGAATGAGGACTCTCTGCCTCTGGTGCTACCCCCTGAGATTTCAGATCAGTGTCTGCACTTAGAGAAATGA
- the DHX29 gene encoding ATP-dependent RNA helicase DHX29 isoform X3, giving the protein MVRVTKSADETMTAIPTILTEDSMQAQHLAATLALYQLTKGQSVHQLLPPTYREVWLEWSDTEKKKEEENKMETNKPRDQFIAKLLNKLKQQQPQQPLESKPQILEDAEDSWENLVSEEDFSGLSLDSPVTDDLEPARTLFKKLQNTPRYQRLLKEREQLPVFRYRHALIETLKKHRVVVVAGETGSGKSTQVPHFLLEDLLHNERNLNKCNIVCTQPRRISAVSLATRVCEELGCESGPGGRNSMCGYQIRMESRTGEATRLLYCTTGVLLRKLQEDVLLSNVSHVIVDEVHERSVQSDFLLIILREILHKRSDLHLILMSATVDSEKFSSYFTHCPILRISGRSYPVEVFHVEDVIEETGFILEKDSEYCQKFLEEEEEITINVTSKGGGVTKYQEHIPVQASPGIDLGPYYQKFSSRTRQAIFYMNPYKINFDLILELLAFLDRTPQFKNVEGAVLIFLPGLAHIQQLHDLISTDRRFNIRERHQLIALHSVLSTQDQAAAFTLPPFGVRKIVLATNIAETGITIPDVVFVIDAGRTKENRYHESSQMSSLEETFVSKASALQRQGRAGRVRDGFCFRMYTRDRFESFADYSVPEILRVPLEELCLHIMKCNLGSPEEFLSKALDPPQPQVVGNAMNVLRKIGACELSEPKLTPLGQHLAALPVNVKIGKMLIFGAIFGCLEPVATLAAVMTEKSPFTTPIGRKDEADLAKSSLALANSDHLTIYQAYLGWKKARHEGGYRAEMTYCRRNFLNRTSLLTLEDVKKELIRVVRAAGFAAPSCHHEGTHSLSLQEMVLLKAVLTAGLYDNVGKIMYAKSVDITEKLACITETAQGKAQVHPSSVNRDLQTYGWLIYQEKIRYAKVYLKETTLISPFPILLFGGDIEVLHRERLLSVDGWIHFQAPVKIAVIFKQLRALIESVLKQKLENPKMSLEDDKILNIIKELIKTENTT; this is encoded by the exons AT GGTGAGAGTTACCAAGTCGGCTGATGAAACAATGACAGCAATTCCAACAATCCTTACGGAGGACAGCATGCAGGCTCAACATCTGGCTGCTACATTAGCACTTTACCAATTAACCAAAGGACAG TCAGTCCATCAGTTACTTCCTCCCACGTACAGGGAGGTTTGGCTAGAATGGAGTGacactgaaaagaaaaaggaagaagaaaacaagatGGAAACCAACAAACCCCGTGACCAGTTCATTGCTAAACTGCTAAACAAGCTGAAACAGCAACAGCCCCAGCAGCCGCTGGAAAGCAAGCCCCAAATATTGGAAGATGCAGAAGACTCTTGGGAGAACTTAGTTTCCGAAGAGGACTTTAGTGGTCTCTCTCTCGACAGCCCAGTTACAGATGACCTGGAACCTGCTAGGACCCTCTTTAAGAAACTGCAGAATACGCCTAGATACCAGAGGCTTTTAAAGGAGAGGGAGCAGTTACCTGTGTTCAGATACCGACATGCCCTCATAGAAACTCTTAAAAAGCACCGAGTTGTGGTTGTGGCTGGCGAAACAGGCAGTGGCAAAAGTACCCAAGTTCCACATTTTTTGTTGGAGGACTTGTTGCATAACGAACGAAATCTGAATAAGTGCAATATTGTTTGCACCCAGCCCCGAAGGATCTCGGCAGTGAGTTTGGCAACCAGAGTATGTGAAGAGCTGGGCTGCGAAAGTGGACCTGGAGGAAGA aaTTCCATGTGTGGCTATCAAATCCGTATGGAATCCCGAACAGGCGAGGCCACTAGATTGCTTTACTGTACAACAGGAGTTCTTCTTCGAAAGCTGCAAGAAGATGTTCTTCTTTCTAACGTGTCTCATGTTATAGTAGATGAG GTCCATGAAAGAAGTGTTCAATCAGATTTCTTGCTAATTATCCTGAGAGAGATCTTGCACAAGCGTTCAGACCTGCATCTTATTTTGATGAGTGCCACGGTAGACAGTGAGAAATTCTCCAGCTATTTCACTCACTGTCCCATACTAAGAATTTCAGGAAGAAGTTATCCTGTAGAG GTTTTCCATGTTGAAGATGTGATAGAGGAAACTGGTTTTATTCTTGAGAAAGATTCTGAATACTGTCAGAaatttttggaagaagaagaggagataaCAATAAATGTTACTAgcaaaggaggaggagttacAAAATACCAG GAACATATTCCAGTTCAGGCTTCACCAGGTATTGATTTAGGACCTTACTACCAAAAATTTAGCAGTCGAACCCGTCAAGCCATTTTTTATATGAATCCCTACAAGATAAACTTTGACCTCATCTTGGAGTTGCTTGCATTCCTAG ACAGAACTCCCCAGTTCAAAAATGTAGAAGGAGCTGTCTTGATTTTTCTGCCAGGCCTTGCTCATATCCAACAGTTGCATGACCTCATTTCAACTGACAGAAGGTTTAATATAAGGGAGAG GCACCAGTTAATAGCACTGCATTCTGTTCTGTCCACCCAAGACCAAGCAGCTGCATTTACGTTGCCCCCGTTTGGTGTTAGAAAG ATTGTTTTGGCCACAAATATTGCTGAAACAGGTATTACTATACCTGATGTTGTTTTTGTAATTGATGCTGGAAGGACAAAGGAAAATAG GTACCATGAAAGCAGTCAAATGAGCTCATTGGAGGAGACATTTGTCAGTAAAGCTAGTGCACTGCAACGTCAAGGGAGAGCTGGACGCGTGAGGGATGGATTTTGCTTCCGAATGTACACCAGAGATAG ATTTGAAAGTTTTGCAGACTACTCCGTTCCAGAAATATTGCGGGTGCCCTTGGAAGAACTGTGCCTTCACatcatg AAATGTAATCTTGGATCTCCTGAAGAGTTCCTCTCCAAGGCCTTAGACCCACCTCAGCCTCAAGTAGTTGGCAATGCCATGAACGTTCTGCGGAAGATTGGGGCTTGTGAATTAAGTGAGCCAAAACTGACTCCTTTAGGCCAACATCTTGCAGCATTACCAGTCAATGTAAAGATTGGTAAAATGCTGATATTTGGTGCTATTTTTGGCTGCTTGGAACCAGTG GCCACTCTTGCTGCAGTAATGACAGAAAAATCTCCATTTACTACACCAATTGGAAGAAAAGATGAAGCAGACCTTGCGAAATCATCTCTGGCTTTGGCAAACTCAGATCACTTAACAATTTACCAGGCATATCTGGG GTGGAAGAAAGCTCGTCATGAAGGAGGATACCGTGCTGAAATGACTTACTGCAGGAGAAATTTCCTCAACAGAACTTCGCTATTGACCCTGGAG GATGTTAAAAAAGAGCTAATCAGGGTGGTGCGGGCAGCAGGATTTGCAGCGCCCTCCTGTCACCATGAAGGGACACACTCCCTTTCGCTACAAGAAATGGTCCTCCTTAAAGCTGTGCTGACGGCCGGGCTTTATGACAATGTGGGGAAGATAATGTACGCCAAGTCTGTAGATATTACCGAGAAGCTGGCATGCATAACAGAGACTGCTCAGGGTAAAGCCCAAGTGCACCCTTCCTCTGTGAACAGGGACCTGCAAACCTATGGGTGGTTGATATATCAAGAAAAG ATAAGATATGCCAAGGTATACTTGAAAGAAACTACTttgatttcccccttcccaaTTTTACTTTTTGGCGGAGACATAGAAGTCTTGCATCGTGAACGGCTTTTGTCTGTTGATGGCTGGATCCATTTTCAG GCTCCTGTCAAAATCGCAGTGATTTTCAAGCAACTGAGAGCACTCATTGAGTCTGTTTTAAAGCAAAAACTTGAAAACCCTAAAATGTCACTTGAAG ATGATAAGATTTTGAACATCATCAAAGAactgataaaaacagaaaacactaCCTGA
- the DHX29 gene encoding ATP-dependent RNA helicase DHX29 isoform X2, which yields MISRRLTAKKLQDVYMALQGFSFKTEDIEEAMKNTILYGGDLHSALDWLCLNLSDDALPEGFSQQFGEEQQKARAKFHSPLPRSETPQVPNNKKKEDNNEKKVNTGKHKDISMKEWILQYADQQSDEENSESVKNSEEEKFDPNERYLHLAGKLVEAKEQASSSKQDKNKQGQKVAQEKIRRIQQEMAVLEEHPVFNPEIKVTNKPSDKKKVPVPLEMGAALNLSMLEKPQAPPEEQKVKKKEPQDVRNFDYTARSWTGKSPKQFLIDWCRKHYPKCPNPSFEKVPAGRYWKCRVRVTKSADETMTAIPTILTEDSMQAQHLAATLALYQLTKGQSVHQLLPPTYREVWLEWSDTEKKKEEENKMETNKPRDQFIAKLLNKLKQQQPQQPLESKPQILEDAEDSWENLVSEEDFSGLSLDSPVTDDLEPARTLFKKLQNTPRYQRLLKEREQLPVFRYRHALIETLKKHRVVVVAGETGSGKSTQVPHFLLEDLLHNERNLNKCNIVCTQPRRISAVSLATRVCEELGCESGPGGRNSMCGYQIRMESRTGEATRLLYCTTGVLLRKLQEDVLLSNVSHVIVDEVHERSVQSDFLLIILREILHKRSDLHLILMSATVDSEKFSSYFTHCPILRISGRSYPVEVFHVEDVIEETGFILEKDSEYCQKFLEEEEEITINVTSKGGGVTKYQEHIPVQASPGIDLGPYYQKFSSRTRQAIFYMNPYKINFDLILELLAFLDRTPQFKNVEGAVLIFLPGLAHIQQLHDLISTDRRFNIRERHQLIALHSVLSTQDQAAAFTLPPFGVRKIVLATNIAETGITIPDVVFVIDAGRTKENRYHESSQMSSLEETFVSKASALQRQGRAGRVRDGFCFRMYTRDRFESFADYSVPEILRVPLEELCLHIMKCNLGSPEEFLSKALDPPQPQVVGNAMNVLRKIGACELSEPKLTPLGQHLAALPVNVKIGKMLIFGAIFGCLEPVATLAAVMTEKSPFTTPIGRKDEADLAKSSLALANSDHLTIYQAYLGWKKARHEGGYRAEMTYCRRNFLNRTSLLTLEDVKKELIRVVRAAGFAAPSCHHEGTHSLSLQEMVLLKAVLTAGLYDNVGKIMYAKSVDITEKLACITETAQGKAQVHPSSVNRDLQTYGWLIYQEKIRYAKVYLKETTLISPFPILLFGGDIEVLHRERLLSVDGWIHFQAPVKIAVIFKQLRALIESVLKQKLENPKMSLEDDKILNIIKELIKTENTT from the exons GTAAACACAGGAAAACACAAAGATATCAGCATGAAGGAATGGATCTTGCAGTATGCAGACCAACAGAGTGACGAGGAGAACAGTGAATCTGTGAAAAATTCAGAGGAAGAAAAATTTGATCCG AATGAAAGATATTTACACTTGGCTGGGAaacttgtggaagcaaaagaACAAGCAAGTTCTTCCAAGCAAGACAAAAACAAGCAAGGACAGAAGGTGGCGCAAGAGAAAATAAGGCGCATTCAACAAG AAATGGCAGTACTGGAGGAACACCCCGTGTTTAATCCTGAAATAAAAGTTACGAACAAACCAAGTGACAAGAAAAAGGTTCCCGTGCCTCTTGAAATGGGTGCTGCTTTGAATTTGAGCATGCTTGAAAAACCTCAAGCTCCTCCTGAGGAACAAAAAG TGAAAAAGAAAGAACCTCAGGATGTGAGGAATTTTGATTATACTGCTCGAAGCTGGACTGGGAAATCTCCGAAACAGTTTTTGATTGACTGGTGCAGAAAACATTATCCCAAGTGCCCAAACCCATCTTTTGAAAAAGTTCCAGCAGGAAGATATTGGAAATGTAG GGTGAGAGTTACCAAGTCGGCTGATGAAACAATGACAGCAATTCCAACAATCCTTACGGAGGACAGCATGCAGGCTCAACATCTGGCTGCTACATTAGCACTTTACCAATTAACCAAAGGACAG TCAGTCCATCAGTTACTTCCTCCCACGTACAGGGAGGTTTGGCTAGAATGGAGTGacactgaaaagaaaaaggaagaagaaaacaagatGGAAACCAACAAACCCCGTGACCAGTTCATTGCTAAACTGCTAAACAAGCTGAAACAGCAACAGCCCCAGCAGCCGCTGGAAAGCAAGCCCCAAATATTGGAAGATGCAGAAGACTCTTGGGAGAACTTAGTTTCCGAAGAGGACTTTAGTGGTCTCTCTCTCGACAGCCCAGTTACAGATGACCTGGAACCTGCTAGGACCCTCTTTAAGAAACTGCAGAATACGCCTAGATACCAGAGGCTTTTAAAGGAGAGGGAGCAGTTACCTGTGTTCAGATACCGACATGCCCTCATAGAAACTCTTAAAAAGCACCGAGTTGTGGTTGTGGCTGGCGAAACAGGCAGTGGCAAAAGTACCCAAGTTCCACATTTTTTGTTGGAGGACTTGTTGCATAACGAACGAAATCTGAATAAGTGCAATATTGTTTGCACCCAGCCCCGAAGGATCTCGGCAGTGAGTTTGGCAACCAGAGTATGTGAAGAGCTGGGCTGCGAAAGTGGACCTGGAGGAAGA aaTTCCATGTGTGGCTATCAAATCCGTATGGAATCCCGAACAGGCGAGGCCACTAGATTGCTTTACTGTACAACAGGAGTTCTTCTTCGAAAGCTGCAAGAAGATGTTCTTCTTTCTAACGTGTCTCATGTTATAGTAGATGAG GTCCATGAAAGAAGTGTTCAATCAGATTTCTTGCTAATTATCCTGAGAGAGATCTTGCACAAGCGTTCAGACCTGCATCTTATTTTGATGAGTGCCACGGTAGACAGTGAGAAATTCTCCAGCTATTTCACTCACTGTCCCATACTAAGAATTTCAGGAAGAAGTTATCCTGTAGAG GTTTTCCATGTTGAAGATGTGATAGAGGAAACTGGTTTTATTCTTGAGAAAGATTCTGAATACTGTCAGAaatttttggaagaagaagaggagataaCAATAAATGTTACTAgcaaaggaggaggagttacAAAATACCAG GAACATATTCCAGTTCAGGCTTCACCAGGTATTGATTTAGGACCTTACTACCAAAAATTTAGCAGTCGAACCCGTCAAGCCATTTTTTATATGAATCCCTACAAGATAAACTTTGACCTCATCTTGGAGTTGCTTGCATTCCTAG ACAGAACTCCCCAGTTCAAAAATGTAGAAGGAGCTGTCTTGATTTTTCTGCCAGGCCTTGCTCATATCCAACAGTTGCATGACCTCATTTCAACTGACAGAAGGTTTAATATAAGGGAGAG GCACCAGTTAATAGCACTGCATTCTGTTCTGTCCACCCAAGACCAAGCAGCTGCATTTACGTTGCCCCCGTTTGGTGTTAGAAAG ATTGTTTTGGCCACAAATATTGCTGAAACAGGTATTACTATACCTGATGTTGTTTTTGTAATTGATGCTGGAAGGACAAAGGAAAATAG GTACCATGAAAGCAGTCAAATGAGCTCATTGGAGGAGACATTTGTCAGTAAAGCTAGTGCACTGCAACGTCAAGGGAGAGCTGGACGCGTGAGGGATGGATTTTGCTTCCGAATGTACACCAGAGATAG ATTTGAAAGTTTTGCAGACTACTCCGTTCCAGAAATATTGCGGGTGCCCTTGGAAGAACTGTGCCTTCACatcatg AAATGTAATCTTGGATCTCCTGAAGAGTTCCTCTCCAAGGCCTTAGACCCACCTCAGCCTCAAGTAGTTGGCAATGCCATGAACGTTCTGCGGAAGATTGGGGCTTGTGAATTAAGTGAGCCAAAACTGACTCCTTTAGGCCAACATCTTGCAGCATTACCAGTCAATGTAAAGATTGGTAAAATGCTGATATTTGGTGCTATTTTTGGCTGCTTGGAACCAGTG GCCACTCTTGCTGCAGTAATGACAGAAAAATCTCCATTTACTACACCAATTGGAAGAAAAGATGAAGCAGACCTTGCGAAATCATCTCTGGCTTTGGCAAACTCAGATCACTTAACAATTTACCAGGCATATCTGGG GTGGAAGAAAGCTCGTCATGAAGGAGGATACCGTGCTGAAATGACTTACTGCAGGAGAAATTTCCTCAACAGAACTTCGCTATTGACCCTGGAG GATGTTAAAAAAGAGCTAATCAGGGTGGTGCGGGCAGCAGGATTTGCAGCGCCCTCCTGTCACCATGAAGGGACACACTCCCTTTCGCTACAAGAAATGGTCCTCCTTAAAGCTGTGCTGACGGCCGGGCTTTATGACAATGTGGGGAAGATAATGTACGCCAAGTCTGTAGATATTACCGAGAAGCTGGCATGCATAACAGAGACTGCTCAGGGTAAAGCCCAAGTGCACCCTTCCTCTGTGAACAGGGACCTGCAAACCTATGGGTGGTTGATATATCAAGAAAAG ATAAGATATGCCAAGGTATACTTGAAAGAAACTACTttgatttcccccttcccaaTTTTACTTTTTGGCGGAGACATAGAAGTCTTGCATCGTGAACGGCTTTTGTCTGTTGATGGCTGGATCCATTTTCAG GCTCCTGTCAAAATCGCAGTGATTTTCAAGCAACTGAGAGCACTCATTGAGTCTGTTTTAAAGCAAAAACTTGAAAACCCTAAAATGTCACTTGAAG ATGATAAGATTTTGAACATCATCAAAGAactgataaaaacagaaaacactaCCTGA